A portion of the Actomonas aquatica genome contains these proteins:
- a CDS encoding HDOD domain-containing protein yields the protein MVSTEFTTIPPATGPYPEEEIRKRLEACPKLASLQSVNRALAGLVNSEQSYNAQIAEIIRRDPSLTTRLLRMVNSVFFGLTAKVSNIEEAVFYLGVRQIRELSMATPVLEELERISPSGVHLPWRELWKHSIGCAIMSREILGSTSMMLDDDTDYIVGLLHHIGKVGMALAFPAETALVTKATYGTTDEVVAREQELIGWDHAQVGAAYLERHRLAPEIVAAVRWHHDPEKAGEYAPFAASVQLADLMVRSVEIGNGFEQLEPVEPGSWRDSAAWNILFQNDTREAEMAETSTKNALRRLPGMLNGLV from the coding sequence ATGGTTTCCACAGAATTTACCACTATCCCGCCGGCAACGGGGCCGTATCCGGAAGAAGAGATCCGGAAGCGGTTGGAGGCGTGCCCAAAATTGGCGTCCCTCCAGAGCGTGAACCGGGCCTTGGCGGGTTTGGTCAACTCCGAGCAAAGCTATAATGCCCAAATCGCGGAGATCATCCGGCGCGACCCTTCGCTGACGACGCGACTGCTGCGCATGGTGAACAGCGTGTTTTTCGGCCTCACCGCGAAGGTGAGCAACATCGAGGAGGCGGTCTTTTATCTCGGCGTGCGCCAGATCCGCGAACTTTCGATGGCGACGCCGGTGTTGGAGGAACTCGAACGCATCAGCCCGAGCGGCGTGCATCTCCCGTGGCGCGAGTTGTGGAAACACTCCATCGGCTGCGCGATCATGAGCCGCGAGATTTTGGGTTCGACGTCGATGATGCTCGATGACGACACCGACTACATTGTCGGGCTGTTGCACCACATCGGCAAAGTCGGCATGGCCCTGGCCTTCCCGGCCGAGACCGCATTGGTCACCAAGGCCACCTACGGCACGACCGATGAAGTGGTCGCACGGGAGCAGGAGCTCATTGGCTGGGATCACGCCCAAGTGGGCGCCGCTTATCTGGAACGTCACCGCCTGGCCCCGGAAATCGTGGCGGCGGTGCGCTGGCATCACGACCCGGAGAAAGCCGGCGAGTATGCGCCGTTTGCGGCGTCGGTGCAGTTGGCCGACCTGATGGTGCGCTCGGTCGAGATCGGTAATGGCTTCGAACAACTCGAACCCGTCGAGCCGGGGTCCTGGCGGGACAGCGCCGCGTGGAACATTCTTTTCCAAAACGACACGCGCGAAGCGGAAATGGCGGAGACCTCGACGAAAAACGCCCTGCGCCGCCTGCCGGGCATGCTCAACGGACTGGTGTAA
- a CDS encoding tetratricopeptide repeat protein → MPLPNSANQLLQDALRLHRAGRLNDAAARYSAVLRMDQRNFDALHLGGLVALQQGNSDQALRLLAAANRVNPRDRTCLLRLALAERAAGRIDAAEKRLRTLTTAEPPMAEAWDNLGMVLKSRGAIAEALTCHQKATEIDPTCGQHWYNLGQTFCLLGQPEQGLSAQNHALKGAHAYPRARYGRAIALQQLHRLPEALEDYATHLRREPAHFAAHSGRLLCQQYLDQPDPAGRTAALAAWRAALPKPNRLEARSSIGRRLRIGLVSADFRRHSVAWFMLPLLRHLDRSRFVITLYHDHGITDEISAELRGLVDVWRETISQSTPDFVKLLRADALDIAVELGGHTGGNRLAAFAHRLAPVQITYLGYPDTTGVPAIDYRFVDAVTDPENHHDEQTNETRVRFATTAWAYQPPPEAGATQPGPGARGEPVTFGSFNNFAKVSPRTLEVWGRVLAAVPGSRLVLKSPGLTREAALAAAEPAGIPADRLEVLPMRDNTADHLADYEHIDIALDPLPYHGTTTTCEALWMGRPVITLVGERHANRVGASLLSAINHPEWITDSVDAYVAQAAALAADPAALRALHDGALRSAVQASPLLDHAGQAHRFADALIACWNGEVAPPASTPAAA, encoded by the coding sequence GTGCCCTTACCCAACTCCGCGAACCAACTGCTCCAGGATGCACTGCGCTTGCATCGCGCGGGCCGCCTCAATGACGCCGCCGCCCGTTACTCCGCGGTCCTGCGCATGGATCAACGCAATTTCGACGCCCTTCACCTCGGCGGCCTCGTGGCCCTGCAACAAGGCAACTCCGACCAGGCCCTGCGCCTCCTCGCCGCCGCCAACCGCGTCAACCCCCGCGACCGCACCTGCCTCCTCCGTCTCGCTCTCGCCGAACGCGCCGCCGGTCGCATCGACGCCGCCGAAAAACGCCTGCGCACCCTCACCACCGCGGAGCCTCCCATGGCCGAAGCCTGGGACAACCTCGGCATGGTGCTCAAATCCCGCGGCGCCATCGCCGAAGCCCTCACTTGCCACCAGAAAGCCACCGAGATCGACCCGACCTGCGGCCAACACTGGTATAACCTCGGCCAGACATTCTGCCTCCTCGGCCAACCCGAGCAGGGCCTCTCCGCCCAGAACCACGCCCTCAAGGGGGCCCACGCGTATCCACGCGCCCGTTACGGCCGCGCCATCGCCCTGCAGCAGCTTCACCGCCTGCCCGAAGCCCTCGAAGACTACGCCACCCATCTCCGCCGCGAGCCCGCCCACTTCGCCGCCCACAGCGGCCGCCTGCTCTGCCAACAGTATCTCGATCAACCCGATCCGGCCGGCCGCACCGCCGCCCTCGCCGCCTGGCGCGCCGCCCTGCCGAAACCGAACCGCCTTGAGGCCCGCTCCTCCATCGGTCGCCGTCTGCGCATCGGTTTGGTCTCGGCCGATTTCCGCCGCCACTCCGTCGCGTGGTTCATGCTGCCGCTGCTCCGCCATCTCGATCGCAGCCGCTTCGTCATCACCCTCTATCACGACCACGGCATCACCGACGAGATTTCCGCGGAGCTGCGCGGCCTCGTCGACGTTTGGCGCGAGACCATCTCCCAATCCACGCCCGACTTCGTGAAGCTGCTCCGCGCCGACGCCCTCGACATCGCCGTCGAGCTCGGCGGCCACACCGGCGGCAATCGCCTCGCCGCGTTCGCCCACCGCCTCGCGCCCGTGCAGATCACCTACCTCGGTTATCCCGACACCACCGGCGTGCCCGCCATCGACTACCGTTTCGTCGACGCCGTGACCGATCCGGAAAACCACCACGACGAGCAGACCAACGAAACCCGCGTGCGTTTCGCCACCACCGCCTGGGCCTACCAACCGCCCCCCGAAGCCGGCGCGACCCAACCCGGTCCCGGCGCCCGCGGTGAACCCGTCACCTTCGGCTCCTTCAACAACTTTGCCAAGGTCTCGCCCCGCACCCTCGAGGTCTGGGGCCGCGTCCTCGCCGCCGTGCCCGGCTCCCGCCTCGTGCTCAAGAGTCCCGGTCTCACCCGCGAAGCCGCCCTCGCCGCCGCCGAGCCCGCCGGCATCCCCGCCGACCGCCTCGAGGTGCTGCCCATGCGCGACAATACCGCCGACCATCTCGCCGACTACGAACACATCGACATCGCCCTCGATCCTCTCCCTTACCACGGCACCACCACCACCTGCGAAGCGCTCTGGATGGGCCGGCCCGTCATCACTCTCGTCGGTGAGCGCCACGCCAACCGCGTCGGCGCCTCCCTGCTCTCCGCCATCAACCATCCCGAGTGGATCACCGACTCGGTCGACGCCTACGTCGCCCAAGCCGCCGCCCTCGCCGCCGATCCCGCCGCCCTGCGCGCGCTCCACGACGGCGCCCTGCGCTCAGCCGTGCAAGCCTCACCGCTGCTCGACCACGCCGGCCAGGCCCACCGTTTCGCCGACGCCCTCATCGCCTGCTGGAATGGCGAAGTCGCGCCCCCCGCCTCCACGCCAGCCGCCGCCTGA
- a CDS encoding tetratricopeptide repeat protein — protein MNPNQLLQRAFTAHRAGQLAAAARDYAQLRRIAATSFDVWHLSGTLELQRDNPRLAADFLTRARQLNPRDAQCAFRHGLALQALGQLPAAIEAYRHTVSLDPAHADAHDRLGALALATTGHADAVPHFRAATQAKPDWPQPWCNLGITLTYTGDFDAARHALDRALALDPALAKAHTARGLLLQQTYDLPAAAEAFGAALARNPQDLEARSGRLLTLHYLDDVSAEQLAAEHRAYGDQLAPLEDRITAALQPAPFATPPTRLRIGFVSQDFRRHSVAWFMLPLLQHLDRDQFEVCLFHDHAIEDDISQQLRGLADHWENLHGQPDVTVVARLRAARLDLAIDLAGHTGINRLGVFAQRVAPVQISYLGYPNTTGLRAMDYRLVDAHTDPAPPAVDARASETLLRFADTLWAYAPPPASPAVSPPPVTTAPDRTPTFGSFNALTKVSDATVALWARLLDQVPGSRLVLKSAGLEQLDLARQVRARFAAHGINVERLRLLGRTPDSTSHLDLYREIDIALDPLPYHGTTTTCEALWMGRPVVTLAGDRHANRVGVSLLHALGHPEWIATDESDYLRIATDLVRDRAALASTSVQLRGELQASALMDHRSQAAKFGQALQTCWRTTHQLPAPPGTTQAA, from the coding sequence ATGAATCCGAACCAACTCCTTCAGCGCGCCTTCACGGCTCACCGCGCCGGCCAACTCGCCGCCGCCGCCCGCGACTACGCCCAACTGCGTCGCATCGCCGCCACGTCCTTCGACGTTTGGCACCTCTCCGGCACGCTCGAGCTGCAACGCGATAACCCGCGCCTCGCCGCCGACTTCCTGACCCGCGCCCGCCAGCTCAACCCCCGCGACGCGCAGTGCGCCTTTCGCCACGGCCTCGCCCTTCAGGCCCTCGGCCAACTTCCCGCCGCCATCGAGGCCTATCGCCACACCGTTTCCCTCGATCCGGCCCACGCCGATGCCCACGACCGCCTCGGCGCCCTCGCTCTCGCCACCACCGGCCACGCCGACGCCGTGCCGCACTTTCGCGCCGCCACGCAGGCCAAACCCGATTGGCCGCAACCGTGGTGCAACCTCGGCATCACCCTCACCTACACCGGCGACTTCGACGCCGCCCGCCACGCCCTCGATCGCGCCCTCGCGCTCGATCCCGCATTGGCCAAAGCCCACACCGCCCGCGGCCTCCTCCTCCAGCAGACCTACGACCTGCCCGCCGCCGCCGAAGCCTTCGGCGCCGCCCTCGCCCGCAACCCGCAGGACCTCGAAGCCCGCAGCGGCCGCCTGCTCACCCTGCACTACCTCGACGACGTCAGCGCCGAGCAACTCGCCGCCGAACACCGCGCCTACGGCGACCAACTCGCGCCGCTCGAGGACCGCATCACCGCCGCCCTCCAACCCGCCCCGTTCGCCACACCGCCGACCCGCCTGCGCATCGGTTTCGTCTCGCAGGACTTTCGCCGCCACTCCGTCGCGTGGTTCATGCTGCCCCTGCTCCAGCACCTCGACCGCGACCAGTTTGAGGTCTGCCTCTTCCACGACCACGCCATCGAAGACGACATCTCCCAACAACTCCGCGGCCTCGCCGACCATTGGGAAAACCTCCACGGCCAGCCCGACGTCACCGTCGTCGCCCGCCTGCGCGCCGCCCGTCTCGACCTCGCCATCGACCTCGCCGGTCACACCGGCATCAACCGGCTCGGCGTCTTCGCCCAACGCGTCGCCCCCGTCCAGATTTCCTACCTCGGTTACCCCAACACCACCGGCCTTCGCGCCATGGATTACCGGCTCGTCGACGCCCACACCGACCCCGCCCCCCCCGCAGTCGATGCCCGCGCCAGCGAAACCCTCCTGCGCTTCGCCGACACCCTCTGGGCCTACGCCCCGCCCCCCGCCAGCCCGGCCGTCTCGCCGCCGCCCGTCACGACCGCACCCGACCGCACGCCCACCTTTGGCTCCTTCAACGCGCTCACCAAAGTCAGCGACGCCACCGTCGCGCTCTGGGCCCGCCTGCTCGACCAAGTCCCCGGCAGCCGCCTCGTCCTCAAGAGCGCCGGTTTGGAGCAACTTGACCTCGCCCGCCAGGTTCGCGCCCGCTTTGCCGCCCACGGCATCAACGTAGAACGCCTCCGCCTGCTCGGCCGCACGCCCGACTCCACCAGCCACCTCGACCTCTACCGCGAGATCGACATCGCGCTCGACCCCTTGCCCTACCACGGCACCACCACCACCTGCGAAGCGCTCTGGATGGGCCGCCCCGTGGTGACCCTCGCCGGCGACCGCCACGCCAACCGCGTCGGCGTCTCCCTCCTCCACGCCCTCGGCCACCCCGAATGGATCGCCACCGACGAGTCGGACTACCTGCGCATCGCCACTGACCTCGTGCGTGACCGCGCCGCCCTGGCGAGCACCAGCGTCCAACTGCGCGGCGAGCTGCAAGCCAGCGCGCTCATGGATCATCGCAGCCAAGCCGCCAAATTTGGCCAAGCGCTGCAAACCTGCTGGCGCACCACCCACCAACTCCCCGCGCCCCCCGGCACCACCCAAGCCGCCTAA
- a CDS encoding tetratricopeptide repeat protein, producing MPVAATAPQATRAPSSTSSVADHFTAALEAAIAAPTDSAALSAFRAARLELAQAVAELAPTELQSPLATAARSAVTALCASGLLDLAPEPAETALLAELHPRQWNQLLAGMLLTAAWRWDAAPSFDDVPNDLWGLFARWSLLPVQSFTQLGDAQRYADAQLPRLESLAKWVERNWGSAAVRAATQAYLATSNSIPLYFSAGDLRRHAEARGRILQRAFNTDPAGTIRPEAFERYGRPLRIGFVNRHFGSQTETYTTLPTFEHLDPERYELVLFSLHENGSTLENHCRSRATEFHVLPADDVPAQVETIRLAAVDVLVFGTNVTAVVNEVTRLATHRMAPLQVVNNSSCITSGLPEVDVYVSGDLTEITDAARQFSERLALLPGPAHAFNYEADAEEPTTSPTRADYGIADDALLFVSAANYYKLVPEIQHTWAKLLTAHPTAHLLVHPFNPNWSSSYPMERFRAEFDAVLAAHGVTADRLTISDTFFPSRTDVKQLLALGDIYLDTFPFSGVNSLVDPLELGLPVVAWDGETFRSRMAGALLRQLELPEFIATDEASYLQIVWQLATDPAHRATTAQRIQNAMHGAPLFLDPLAASDAFGALMEQAYDDLATQGVRPFTKQADRVIQVDRDIDVAALLAEAKSAAEIYDFEGVLTATRAILAVRPNHPEARRAHARALLETHRADRATTYFLSSLQGAEEDATIWFDVARALHASGDTAQALAALEASLRLDAGNLEGWIMMADLADAAGSTDIAEEARNVARQLAPEDPRLAAA from the coding sequence ATGCCCGTCGCCGCCACCGCTCCCCAGGCCACCCGCGCGCCCTCCTCGACGTCCTCCGTTGCCGACCACTTCACGGCTGCGCTTGAGGCCGCCATCGCTGCCCCCACCGACTCCGCCGCCCTTTCCGCGTTCCGCGCCGCCCGCCTCGAACTGGCGCAGGCCGTCGCCGAGCTTGCCCCCACCGAGCTGCAGTCCCCTCTTGCCACCGCCGCCCGGTCTGCCGTCACCGCCCTCTGCGCCTCCGGTCTGCTCGATCTCGCTCCCGAACCTGCCGAGACCGCCCTCCTCGCCGAGCTCCATCCGCGCCAGTGGAACCAACTCCTCGCCGGCATGCTGCTCACCGCCGCCTGGCGCTGGGACGCCGCCCCCAGTTTCGACGATGTGCCCAACGACCTCTGGGGCCTCTTCGCCCGCTGGTCCCTCCTGCCCGTCCAAAGCTTTACCCAACTCGGTGACGCCCAACGTTACGCCGACGCCCAACTCCCTCGCCTCGAATCCCTCGCCAAGTGGGTCGAACGCAACTGGGGCTCCGCCGCCGTGCGCGCCGCCACTCAGGCCTACCTCGCGACCAGCAACAGCATCCCGCTCTACTTCAGCGCCGGCGACCTGCGCCGCCACGCCGAAGCCCGTGGCCGCATCCTCCAGCGCGCCTTCAACACCGATCCCGCCGGCACAATCCGCCCCGAGGCCTTCGAGCGCTACGGCCGTCCGCTGCGCATCGGTTTTGTGAACCGCCACTTCGGTTCCCAGACCGAGACCTACACCACGCTGCCCACCTTCGAGCACCTCGATCCCGAGCGCTACGAACTCGTGCTCTTCAGCCTGCACGAGAACGGCTCCACGCTGGAGAACCATTGCCGCAGCCGTGCCACCGAGTTCCACGTGCTGCCCGCCGACGACGTGCCCGCTCAGGTCGAAACCATCCGCCTCGCCGCCGTCGACGTGCTCGTCTTCGGCACCAACGTCACCGCCGTCGTCAACGAAGTCACCCGCCTCGCCACCCACCGCATGGCGCCGCTCCAGGTGGTCAACAACTCCTCCTGCATCACCTCCGGCCTGCCCGAGGTCGACGTCTACGTGTCCGGCGATCTCACCGAAATCACCGACGCCGCCCGCCAATTCTCCGAGCGCCTCGCGCTCCTCCCCGGCCCGGCTCACGCCTTCAACTACGAGGCCGACGCCGAGGAACCGACCACTTCTCCGACGCGCGCCGACTACGGCATCGCCGATGATGCCCTGCTCTTCGTCTCCGCGGCCAACTACTACAAACTGGTCCCCGAGATTCAGCACACCTGGGCCAAGCTCCTCACCGCCCACCCGACCGCGCACCTGCTCGTCCACCCCTTCAATCCCAACTGGTCGTCCTCCTACCCGATGGAGCGTTTCCGCGCCGAGTTCGACGCCGTGCTCGCCGCCCACGGCGTGACTGCCGACCGTCTCACGATTTCGGATACGTTCTTCCCGTCCCGCACCGACGTGAAGCAGCTGCTCGCCCTCGGCGACATCTACTTGGACACCTTCCCCTTCTCCGGCGTCAACTCCCTCGTCGATCCCCTCGAGCTCGGCCTGCCGGTCGTCGCCTGGGACGGCGAAACCTTCCGCTCCCGCATGGCCGGCGCCCTCCTGCGTCAGCTCGAGCTGCCCGAGTTCATCGCCACCGACGAAGCGAGCTACCTCCAGATCGTCTGGCAACTCGCCACCGATCCCGCGCACCGCGCGACCACCGCGCAGCGCATCCAAAACGCCATGCACGGCGCCCCGCTCTTCCTCGATCCGTTGGCCGCCTCCGACGCCTTCGGCGCGCTCATGGAACAGGCCTACGACGACCTCGCCACCCAAGGTGTCCGCCCCTTCACCAAGCAGGCCGACCGCGTCATCCAAGTCGACCGCGACATCGACGTCGCCGCCCTCCTCGCCGAAGCCAAGTCCGCCGCCGAGATCTACGACTTCGAAGGTGTGCTCACCGCCACCCGCGCCATCCTCGCCGTGCGACCCAACCACCCTGAGGCTCGCCGCGCTCACGCCCGCGCCCTGCTGGAAACGCACCGTGCCGACCGCGCCACCACTTACTTCCTCTCCAGCCTGCAAGGCGCCGAAGAGGACGCGACCATCTGGTTCGACGTCGCCCGCGCGCTCCACGCCAGCGGTGACACCGCCCAGGCCCTCGCCGCCCTCGAAGCCAGCCTGCGCCTCGATGCCGGCAACCTCGAAGGCTGGATCATGATGGCCGACCTCGCCGACGCCGCCGGTTCCACCGACATCGCCGAAGAAGCCCGCAACGTCGCCCGCCAACTCGCCCCCGAAGACCCGCGCCTCGCGGCAGCCTGA
- a CDS encoding SIS domain-containing protein: MPPQTLTDSRSATAASSGPLPFFVTRYHEVMRQSFDSPAWYLVEPLAEALMQAWLSQRQVFLCGNGGSATNAAHMANDLMLGLTSTKRGGIRAHALSANPAVMTCLGNDVGYDNIFAHQLSTLSQPGDLLIAFSGSGNSPNIVKAITTAKQRGLDTWAILGFDGGATRELADHALHFAVNDMQIAEDLQTIVGHMVAQHLNQIAR, from the coding sequence ATGCCTCCGCAAACGCTCACTGACTCCCGCTCCGCCACCGCCGCTTCCTCCGGTCCGTTGCCGTTTTTCGTCACCCGCTACCATGAGGTCATGCGGCAGAGTTTTGACTCCCCGGCGTGGTATCTGGTCGAGCCGCTCGCCGAGGCGCTCATGCAGGCGTGGCTCAGCCAGCGGCAGGTGTTCCTCTGCGGCAACGGCGGCAGCGCGACCAACGCCGCCCACATGGCCAACGACCTCATGCTCGGGCTCACCTCCACCAAGCGCGGCGGCATTCGCGCCCACGCCCTTTCGGCCAACCCCGCCGTCATGACCTGCCTCGGCAACGACGTGGGTTACGACAACATCTTCGCCCACCAGCTCTCGACCCTGTCCCAGCCCGGCGACCTGCTCATCGCCTTCTCCGGCTCCGGCAACTCGCCCAACATCGTCAAGGCCATCACCACCGCCAAACAACGCGGACTCGATACCTGGGCTATCCTCGGTTTCGACGGCGGCGCCACCCGCGAGCTGGCCGACCACGCCCTGCACTTCGCCGTCAACGACATGCAGATCGCCGAAGACCTGCAGACCATCGTCGGTCACATGGTCGCCCAACACCTCAACCAAATCGCCCGCTAA
- a CDS encoding GDP-mannose 4,6-dehydratase — MAKIAIIGSNSFSGASFAAHCLREGHEVLGLSRSAEPARCFLPYRWLDPDAQARWHFTQADLNHDLDTAMTALDGFKPAAVVNFAAQGMVAQSWEQPLDWYRTNVMGQVALHDRLRHADWLEKYVHIGTPEVYGSTSGSIDETAPFNPSTPYAASRAACDLHLRTFLAQHKFPVVWTRAANVYGPGQQLYRILPRTALFIKLGHQLQLHGGGHSVRSFIHIDDVAAATLAIALRAPAGECYHLSTDRFVSIRELVELVCREMGADFNTVVNVTEDRPGKDAAYLLDSTKVRTTLGWEPTVSLEDGVRQTIAWINDQFEEISSQEFNYIHKA, encoded by the coding sequence ATGGCCAAGATCGCGATCATCGGCAGCAACTCCTTTTCCGGCGCTTCCTTCGCCGCTCATTGCCTCCGCGAGGGCCACGAGGTGCTCGGCCTGAGCCGCTCCGCCGAGCCCGCGCGCTGCTTCCTGCCCTACCGTTGGCTCGACCCCGACGCCCAGGCCCGTTGGCACTTCACCCAGGCCGATCTCAACCACGACCTCGACACCGCCATGACCGCGCTCGACGGCTTTAAACCCGCCGCCGTGGTCAACTTCGCCGCTCAGGGCATGGTCGCCCAAAGTTGGGAGCAACCGCTCGATTGGTATCGCACCAACGTCATGGGTCAGGTCGCCCTGCACGACCGCCTGCGCCATGCCGACTGGTTGGAAAAATACGTGCACATCGGCACCCCCGAAGTTTACGGCAGCACCTCCGGGTCCATCGACGAGACCGCGCCCTTCAATCCGTCGACCCCCTACGCCGCCTCCCGCGCCGCCTGCGACCTGCACCTGCGCACCTTCCTCGCGCAGCACAAATTCCCCGTCGTCTGGACCCGCGCCGCCAACGTCTACGGCCCCGGCCAACAACTCTACCGCATCCTGCCCCGCACCGCCCTCTTCATCAAACTGGGCCACCAACTCCAACTGCACGGCGGTGGCCACAGCGTGCGTTCCTTCATTCACATCGACGACGTCGCCGCCGCCACCCTCGCCATCGCGCTGCGCGCGCCCGCCGGCGAGTGTTACCACCTTTCGACCGATCGTTTCGTCTCGATCCGCGAACTCGTTGAACTCGTCTGCCGCGAAATGGGCGCCGACTTCAACACCGTCGTCAACGTCACCGAAGACCGCCCCGGCAAAGACGCCGCCTACCTGCTCGATTCGACCAAGGTGCGCACGACCCTCGGCTGGGAGCCGACCGTGAGTCTCGAGGACGGCGTGCGCCAGACCATCGCCTGGATCAACGACCAGTTCGAGGAGATCTCGTCTCAGGAATTTAACTACATCCACAAAGCCTAA
- a CDS encoding PfkB family carbohydrate kinase, with protein MKVLTSADSKIIAFDDAAGHFAKLRHAGQRIVQCHGTFDLVHPGHIVHFEEARALGDILVVTLTAEKFVNKGPGRPFFDDAMRTRWLAALACVDYVVIIPFPAAVEAIEAVRPHYYCKGTEYADQANDVTGNIADDVSTVRRCGGQMRYVGSVVHSSTKLLNRHFSPYAPEVQEFCQLVAAECPPAEFRRTVESFAKLKVLVIGDIIFDKYTTVEVQGLTAKDRILSGRYVEESLQAGGSLAVLRHLREFTSQVKLIGLTGTESWLNDTLAQYLQPGEDAVVRAKSFTTVVKQRFVESKGEGKGVNKLFSINYLNKEAPAPDVQKALLSRITSEVDEADLVIVMDFGHGLMEDKVRDLVQRRANFLVVNCQTNSANHGFNVINRRYRRADAFTLDQTEIHLAAGNRDLNYGEALTDLAKTFQSRYAWLTRGATETLGRNCRKELTRCVPFERSPVDTVGAGDAFCAVASLAAVSGVPLPVATFMGQLAGAQAVKVVGNTEPINKGRFLKAGQSMLTV; from the coding sequence ATGAAGGTCCTCACCTCCGCCGACTCCAAGATCATCGCCTTCGACGACGCCGCCGGCCACTTCGCCAAGCTCCGTCACGCCGGACAGCGCATCGTGCAGTGCCACGGCACCTTCGACCTCGTGCACCCCGGCCACATCGTGCACTTCGAGGAAGCCCGCGCGCTCGGCGACATCCTCGTCGTGACCCTTACCGCCGAGAAGTTTGTCAACAAAGGCCCCGGTCGCCCCTTCTTCGACGACGCCATGCGCACCCGCTGGCTGGCCGCCCTCGCCTGCGTCGACTACGTGGTCATCATTCCTTTCCCCGCCGCCGTCGAAGCCATCGAGGCCGTCCGCCCGCACTACTATTGCAAGGGCACCGAATACGCCGACCAGGCCAACGACGTCACTGGCAACATCGCCGACGACGTCTCCACCGTGCGCCGTTGCGGCGGTCAGATGCGCTACGTCGGATCGGTCGTGCACAGCTCCACCAAGCTGCTCAACCGCCACTTCTCGCCCTACGCACCCGAGGTGCAGGAGTTCTGCCAACTCGTCGCCGCCGAGTGCCCGCCGGCCGAGTTCCGCCGCACCGTCGAGAGTTTTGCCAAGCTCAAGGTCCTCGTCATCGGCGACATCATTTTCGACAAATACACCACCGTCGAAGTCCAGGGCCTCACCGCCAAGGACCGCATCCTCTCCGGCCGCTACGTCGAAGAGAGCCTGCAGGCCGGCGGCTCCCTCGCCGTGCTGCGCCACCTGCGCGAGTTCACCTCGCAGGTAAAACTCATCGGCCTCACCGGCACCGAGTCCTGGCTCAACGACACCCTCGCCCAATACCTCCAGCCCGGCGAAGACGCCGTCGTGCGCGCCAAGTCCTTCACCACCGTGGTGAAGCAGCGCTTCGTCGAGTCGAAGGGCGAAGGCAAGGGCGTGAACAAGCTCTTCTCGATCAACTATCTCAACAAGGAGGCTCCGGCCCCCGACGTGCAGAAGGCCCTGCTCTCCCGCATCACCAGCGAAGTCGACGAAGCCGACCTCGTCATCGTGATGGATTTCGGCCACGGCCTCATGGAGGACAAGGTGCGCGACCTCGTGCAGCGCCGCGCCAATTTCCTCGTGGTCAACTGCCAGACCAACAGCGCCAACCACGGCTTCAACGTCATCAACCGCCGCTACCGCCGCGCCGACGCCTTCACCCTCGACCAGACCGAGATTCACCTCGCCGCCGGCAACCGCGACCTCAACTACGGCGAAGCCCTCACCGATCTCGCGAAGACCTTCCAGAGCCGCTACGCCTGGCTCACCCGCGGCGCCACCGAAACCCTCGGTCGCAACTGCCGCAAGGAACTCACCCGCTGCGTGCCCTTCGAGCGCTCGCCCGTCGACACCGTCGGCGCCGGTGACGCCTTCTGCGCCGTCGCCTCCCTTGCCGCCGTATCCGGTGTGCCCCTACCGGTGGCCACCTTCATGGGTCAGCTCGCCGGCGCCCAGGCCGTCAAGGTCGTGGGCAATACCGAGCCCATCAACAAGGGCCGCTTCCTCAAAGCCGGCCAATCGATGCTCACCGTCTGA